In Mytilus edulis chromosome 4, xbMytEdul2.2, whole genome shotgun sequence, the following proteins share a genomic window:
- the LOC139520978 gene encoding palmitoyltransferase ZDHHC22-like gives MATVRINMSKPEEELADKPYRELSFMEKVKSRRQKSSESTKAFKQFCRILFTFQSTTQLYVFLVYILPGLFEDGWTRYWMKVLAVFLCLEWLINYFCTVLYSTDFQKTRDSPTVHMKERWENPPEYFESYASESTLSNGHATEVMNIQHDNGELPFTFCEKCKIDIPPRTHHCDICKTCILKRDHHCYFAGTCIGFRNQRYFYVWAFYSIWVGSLGFYFTVEYLKEFYSPYSWTDFIPVVAFYRWVSGTENMSFHIVLLILHLYLELMCAIFGMIYFSGQTMFVARNMTMFEFVKKIKVKSKNSLNQNYRSVFGDFWALNFLFPMTILFKQRENGITWDGLKIDYNSNHE, from the coding sequence ATGGCAACAGTAAGAATAAATATGTCTAAACCAGAAGAAGAACTTGCGGACAAACCGTACAGAGAACTGTCCTTCATGGAAAAAGTTAAAAGTCGTCGCCAGAAAAGTTCAGAGAGTACCAAAGCCTTCAAACAATTTTGCCGTATTTTGTTTACGTTTCAGTCAACGACACAGTTGTACGTTTTCTTGGTTTATATTCTGCCTGGACTTTTTGAAGATGGATGGACTCGGTATTGGATGAAAGTACTAGCAGTTTTTCTGTGCCTGGAATGGTTAATTAACTATTTTTGCACAGTATTGTATAGTACTGACTTTCAAAAGACTCGTGACAGTCCGACAGTTCACATGAAAGAAAGGTGGGAAAATCCACCGGAATACTTCGAATCGTATGCTTCCGAAAGTACTTTATCCAATGGACATGCGACAGAAGTTATGAATATTCAACACGACAATGGAGAACTACCTTTTACGTTTTGTGAAAAGTGTAAAATAGATATACCACCTAGAACACACCACTGTGACATTTGTAAAACATGCATCTTAAAACGTGACCACCATTGTTACTTTGCTGGAACATGTATCGGTTTCAGAAATCAACGTTATTTTTATGTGTGGGCATTTTATTCAATTTGGGTTGGTTCTTTGGGTTTTTATTTCACTGTAGAATATTTGAAGGAGTTTTATTCGCCATACTCATGGACGGATTTTATTCCTGTTGTTGCATTTTATCGGTGGGTATCTGGAACAGAGAATATGAGTTTTCATATAGTGTTGCTGATTTTACATTTATATCTTGAGTTGATGTGTGCCATTTTTGGAATGATATATTTTAGTGGACAAACAATGTTCGTAGCCAGAAATATGACAATGTTTgaatttgtaaagaaaataaaagttaaatcGAAGAACAGTTTAAACCAGAACTACCGCTCTGTATTTGGAGATTTCTGGGCACTGAATTTCTTGTTTCCAATGACAATTTTATTCAAGCAAAGAGAAAATGGCATAACATGGGATGGCTTGAAAATTGATTATAACAGTAATcatgaataa
- the LOC139520982 gene encoding temptin-like, with protein MWTYSLVIVLNIQIYSCKPSYRDYIPNGYIVPNPCFSPGVWDAVGHYNPVHHTLIKNQFGVDYGSEARWSHGLCRMDSDRDNKTNGEELGDPNCDWFTGEIPTVKPIGHPGICEPVGSPWCIREQGFTCNDLENSANLKP; from the exons ATGTGGACGTATAGTTTAGTTATAGTGCTTAACATCCAGATTTATTCTTGTAAACCAAGTTACAGAGATTACATTCCGAATGGATATATTGTTCCAAATCCTTGTTTTTCACCTGGAGTATGGGATGCAGTCGGACATTACAACCCTGTACATCATACATTGATCAAGAATCAGTTTGGTGTA gaTTATGGGAGTGAAGCAAGATGGTCACACGGTCTTTGTCGTATGGATTCAGATCGAGACAATAAAACAAACGGAGAGGAACTAGGTGATCCTAATTGTGATTGGTTTACAGGAGAAATTCCTACTGTTAAACCTATAGGGCATCCGG GTATTTGTGAACCGGTTGGAAGTCCTTGGTGTATAAGGGAGCAGGGATTCACATGCAATGACTTGGAGAACAGTGCCAATCTTAAGCCTTAA
- the LOC139520979 gene encoding uncharacterized protein, with amino-acid sequence MRIILIVVLIALGCHCKPNNPLNTDDQNGRDSKELDDLPDIFDDVDGLDLSQSDLSSIDDVDDNLVDKTKFSKHRFGKKFGFDKNDKDFGFDKENKDFEFDKDDKDFGFDKENKDFEFDKEDKDFGFDKFDKDFEFDEDVEFDEDVEFDEDCPDEEETAEKEETCVFDVSTTTGEGDFIAKISFSETIWGFEMEEPFSVLARRRGNNRIEELGSTIEMGNKKMRGGKKGGKKGGRKGKRGGRKGKQGGGRGRGPKPIKDVYAINTEEMAVQQYTMTFIFKYNTNSVPTFTCTTLTCSSGEPPQGTTPPLPSIPTSSPAPPPPEVPTSSPATQTPSPGPSSPATQTPSPGPSSPATQPPSPGPSSPATQPPSPGPSSPATQPPSPGPSSPATPSPAPTTPARPPPSIV; translated from the exons ATGCGAATAATATTGATTGTAGTGCTTATTGCACTTGGGTGCCATTGCAAACCTAATAACCCACTAAACACAGATGACCAAAATGGTAGAGATAGTAAAGAACTAGACGACCTTCCCGACATTTTTGATGATGTTGATGGTCTAGATTTGAGTCAGTCTGATTTAAGCTCCATTGATGACGTTGATGATAACCTTGTTGATAAAACGAAATTTTCTAAACATCGTTTTGGCAAAAAATTTGGATTTGATAAAAACGATAAAGATTTTGGAtttgataaagaaaataaagattttgaattTGATAAAGACGATAAAGATTTTGGAtttgataaagaaaataaagattttgaattTGATAAAGAGGATAAAGATTTCGGATTTGATAAATTCGACAAAGATTTTGAATTTGATGAAGACGTTGAATTTGATGAAGATGTTGAATTCGATGAAGATTGCCCTGATGAAGAAGAAACTGCTGAGAAAGAAGAAACTTGTGTATTTGATGTGTCCACAACAACAGGAGAGGGAGATTTCATCGCTAAAATTAGCTTTTCTGAAACAATATGGGGTTTCGAG ATGGAAGAACCATTCAGTGTATTAGCACGACGTCGTGGAAATAACAGAATTGAAGAACTTGGCAGTACCATTGAAATGGGCAATAAGAAAATGAGAGGAGGAAAGAAGGGCGGTAAAAAAGGTGGCCGTAAAGGAAAACGAGGTGGTCGTAAAGGAAAACAAGGAGGCGGCCGAGGACGTGGTCCAAAACCAATTAAAGATGTGTATGCTATTAATACAGAAGAAATGGCCGTTCAGCAATATACCATGacattcattttcaaatataatacTAACAGCGTCCCAACGTTCACTTGTACAACGCTCACATGTTCATCTGGTGAACCACCTCAGGGTACAACACCACCTTTACCATCTATACCAACGAGTTCTCCTGCCCCACCACCACCAGAAGTCCCAACGAGTAGTCCTGCCACACAAACACCATCACCAGGCCCGAGTAGTCCTGCCACACAAACACCATCACCAGGCCCGAGTAGTCCTGCCACACAACCACCGTCACCAGGCCCGAGTAGTCCTGCCACACAACCACCATCACCAGGGCCGAGTAGTCCTGCCACACAACCACCATCACCAGGCCCGAGTAGTCCTGCCACACCATCACCAGCACCAACTACTCCTGCCCGACCGCCACCATCAATAGTTTAA